The Ancylobacter sp. WKF20 genome contains a region encoding:
- a CDS encoding ABC transporter permease — protein sequence MHSHATRKSRLSPINQRRWENFKRNRRGWWSFWIFMVLFVLSLGAEIIANNKPFLVSYDGGYYFPAFKAYPETTFGGDFETEADYRDPFLQNLIAEKHGWMLWPPIRYSYQTHNLDLPTPAPSPPTWMLTDAQCQPVAEKLGGNGCGALEWNWLGTDDQGRDVLARLIYGFRLSVLFGLILTIISSAIGVAAGAVQGYFGGWTDLIFQRFIEIWTSIPALYLLLIVSSILAPGFWVLLGIMLLFSWVSLVGLVRAEFLRARNFEYVQAARALGVSSGTIMWRHLLPNAMVATLTMLPFIVSSSVMTLTALDFLGFGLPPGSPSLGELLAQGKSNVQAPWLGLTGFFTVALMLSLLIFIGEAVRDAFDPRKTFQ from the coding sequence CTGCACTCACACGCCACGCGCAAATCGCGGCTTTCGCCGATAAACCAGCGGCGCTGGGAGAATTTCAAGCGCAACCGGCGCGGGTGGTGGAGCTTCTGGATCTTCATGGTGCTGTTCGTGCTGAGTCTGGGCGCGGAGATCATCGCCAACAACAAGCCGTTCCTCGTAAGCTACGATGGCGGCTACTATTTTCCCGCCTTCAAGGCCTATCCCGAGACCACCTTCGGCGGCGATTTCGAGACCGAGGCGGATTACCGCGACCCGTTCCTGCAGAACCTGATCGCGGAGAAGCATGGCTGGATGCTGTGGCCGCCGATTCGCTATAGCTACCAGACACATAACCTCGATCTGCCGACCCCCGCCCCCTCCCCGCCAACCTGGATGCTGACCGATGCGCAGTGCCAGCCAGTGGCGGAAAAGCTCGGCGGCAATGGCTGCGGCGCGCTTGAATGGAACTGGCTCGGCACCGACGACCAAGGCCGCGACGTGCTCGCCCGCCTGATCTATGGCTTTAGACTTTCAGTGCTTTTCGGCCTGATCCTGACGATCATATCGTCGGCCATCGGTGTCGCCGCCGGCGCCGTGCAGGGCTATTTCGGCGGCTGGACAGACCTTATTTTTCAACGGTTTATCGAGATATGGACATCGATCCCGGCGCTCTATCTGCTGCTGATCGTGTCCTCCATCCTGGCGCCCGGCTTCTGGGTGCTGCTCGGTATCATGCTGCTGTTTTCCTGGGTGTCGCTGGTCGGGCTGGTGCGCGCCGAATTCCTGCGCGCCCGCAACTTTGAGTATGTGCAGGCCGCCCGCGCGCTCGGGGTCTCCAGCGGCACCATCATGTGGCGGCATTTGCTCCCCAACGCCATGGTGGCGACGCTCACCATGCTGCCCTTCATCGTCTCGTCCTCGGTTATGACCTTGACAGCATTGGACTTTTTGGGCTTCGGCCTGCCCCCCGGCTCGCCCTCGCTGGGTGAATTGCTGGCGCAGGGCAAGTCGAATGTGCAGGCCCCCTGGCTTGGCCTCACCGGCTTCTTCACCGTCGCCCTGATGCTCAGCCTGCTGATCTTCATCGGCGAAGCGGTCCGCGACGCCTTCGACCCGAGGAAGACTTTCCAGTGA
- a CDS encoding c-type cytochrome, translating into MDSFELNKIAGAVLGVLTFTLGLNVFSDILFSSHAPEKPGYEIAVQEAASGEAQAAATPSVPLPELLAAASAEKGAAQAKKCAACHNFVEGAGAKVGPDLYGIVGRPVASAEGFAYSAAMKAHGGAWTFEDLDAFIKNPKADIPGTAMGFAGIAKDSDRADLLVYLNTLSHSPQPLPAAGAAPAAAPAAAPAP; encoded by the coding sequence ATGGACAGCTTCGAGCTGAACAAGATTGCGGGAGCCGTGCTCGGCGTGCTGACCTTCACGCTGGGGCTGAACGTGTTCTCCGACATATTGTTCTCCAGCCACGCGCCGGAGAAGCCGGGCTACGAGATCGCTGTCCAGGAAGCCGCCTCGGGCGAGGCGCAGGCCGCGGCCACGCCGTCCGTGCCGCTGCCGGAGCTGCTGGCCGCCGCGAGCGCCGAGAAGGGCGCCGCCCAGGCCAAGAAGTGCGCCGCCTGCCACAACTTCGTCGAGGGCGCCGGCGCCAAGGTTGGCCCGGATCTCTACGGCATTGTCGGCCGCCCGGTCGCCAGCGCGGAAGGCTTCGCCTATTCCGCCGCGATGAAGGCGCATGGCGGCGCCTGGACCTTCGAGGATCTCGACGCCTTCATCAAGAACCCGAAGGCCGACATTCCCGGCACCGCCATGGGCTTCGCCGGCATCGCCAAGGACAGCGACCGCGCCGACCTGCTGGTCTATCTCAACACGCTCTCGCACAGCCCGCAGCCGCTGCCGGCCGCTGGCGCGGCGCCCGCCGCTGCTCCGGCCGCTGCCCCCGCGCCCTGA
- a CDS encoding 3-deoxy-manno-octulosonate cytidylyltransferase, whose product MSARDALILIPARMASTRLPGKPLADVGGRPMIVEVARRSAAAGIGRVVVATDDAAVFAAVDAAGFEVVMTRPDHASGSDRIFEALTAIDPEGRAGRIVNVQGDLPTIDPALIRAAVDLLDDDAVDIGTLTAEITDPHERTNPNVVKVVGSALTPDRLRALYFTRATAPHGEGPLFHHIGLYAYRRAALERFVSLPPSPLESREKLEQLRALEAGMRIDVAIVDTVPLGVDTPEDLVKARELIAREDANQGRAS is encoded by the coding sequence ATGTCCGCCAGGGACGCCCTTATACTCATTCCAGCCCGCATGGCCTCGACAAGGCTGCCCGGCAAGCCGCTCGCCGATGTCGGCGGCCGCCCGATGATCGTCGAAGTGGCGCGGCGTTCCGCCGCGGCAGGTATCGGCCGTGTTGTGGTCGCCACCGACGATGCGGCGGTGTTCGCGGCTGTGGATGCCGCCGGATTCGAGGTGGTGATGACCCGGCCCGACCATGCGTCGGGCTCGGACCGAATCTTCGAGGCACTCACCGCCATCGACCCCGAGGGCCGGGCCGGGCGCATCGTCAACGTGCAGGGCGACCTGCCGACCATCGACCCGGCGCTGATCCGCGCGGCGGTGGACCTGCTCGACGACGACGCCGTCGATATCGGCACGCTGACCGCCGAGATTACCGATCCACATGAGCGCACCAACCCGAATGTGGTGAAGGTGGTCGGCAGCGCGCTGACCCCTGACCGGCTCCGCGCGCTCTATTTCACCCGCGCCACCGCCCCTCATGGCGAGGGCCCGCTGTTCCACCATATCGGCCTCTACGCCTATCGCCGCGCCGCGCTGGAGCGCTTCGTCAGCCTGCCGCCCTCGCCGCTGGAGAGCCGCGAGAAGCTGGAGCAGCTGCGCGCCCTGGAGGCCGGCATGCGCATCGATGTCGCCATCGTCGACACGGTGCCGCTCGGCGTCGATACGCCGGAGGATCTCGTCAAGGCGCGCGAGCTGATCGCGCGCGAGGACGCCAATCAGGGACGTGCATCATGA
- a CDS encoding prephenate dehydratase — protein MSLRRTVVFQGEPGANSHIACREVFPDHEAVPCATFEDAFAALQNGEADLGMIPIENSVAGRVADIHHLMPTSGLTIIGEFFLPLSHQLMAIPGASLATVKTVESHVMALGQCRNIIRKLGLKAIVGADTAGSARLVAEAGDPTQAAIASRLAAEIYGLDIIAENIEDEAHNTTRFIILAKDGEWAPANNGPTVTTFVFRVRNVPAALYKAMGGFATNGVNMTKLESYQMDGKFFATQFYADVVGHPDDASVKLALEELAFFSKELRILGVYPAHPYRIALSAAE, from the coding sequence ATGAGCCTGCGCCGCACCGTCGTGTTCCAGGGGGAGCCCGGCGCCAATTCGCACATCGCCTGCCGCGAGGTTTTCCCCGACCATGAGGCGGTGCCCTGCGCCACCTTCGAGGACGCCTTCGCCGCGCTGCAGAATGGCGAGGCCGATCTCGGCATGATCCCGATCGAGAATTCGGTCGCCGGGCGCGTGGCCGACATCCACCATCTGATGCCGACCTCGGGCCTCACCATCATCGGCGAGTTCTTCCTGCCGCTGTCGCACCAGCTCATGGCGATTCCCGGCGCCTCGCTGGCGACGGTGAAGACGGTGGAGAGCCATGTGATGGCGCTCGGCCAGTGCCGCAACATCATCCGCAAGCTCGGGCTGAAGGCGATCGTCGGCGCCGACACGGCGGGTTCCGCGCGTCTCGTCGCCGAGGCGGGCGACCCGACCCAGGCCGCCATCGCCTCGCGCCTCGCGGCGGAAATCTACGGGCTCGACATCATCGCCGAGAATATCGAGGACGAGGCGCACAACACCACGCGCTTCATCATCCTCGCCAAGGACGGCGAATGGGCCCCGGCCAATAACGGGCCGACGGTGACCACCTTCGTGTTCCGCGTGCGCAACGTGCCGGCGGCGCTCTACAAGGCGATGGGCGGCTTCGCCACCAATGGCGTGAACATGACCAAGCTGGAATCCTACCAGATGGACGGCAAGTTCTTCGCCACGCAGTTCTATGCCGATGTGGTCGGCCACCCGGACGACGCCTCGGTGAAGCTGGCTCTGGAAGAACTCGCCTTCTTCTCCAAGGAACTGCGCATCCTCGGCGTCTACCCCGCCCACCCCTACCGCATCGCCCTCAGCGCGGCCGAGTAG
- the fabI gene encoding enoyl-ACP reductase FabI → MSLMQGKRGLIMGVANDHSIAWGIARSLAAQGAELAFTYQGEALGRRVKPLAQSLGSDTVLACDVEDLASVDATFAALQEKWGGIDFLVHAIGFSDKNELKGRYADTTRANFTRTMVISCFSFTELAKRAAAIMPNGGSLITLTYGGSTRVMPNYNVMGVAKAALEASVRYLAADYGPQGIRVNAISAGPIRTLAGAGIADARLMFNYQKRHAPLRRTVTIDEVGGAALYLLSDLSSGVTGEVHFVDSGYNIISMPHPDALKAIEDAEASITGEAAAE, encoded by the coding sequence ATGAGCCTGATGCAGGGCAAACGCGGCCTGATCATGGGTGTCGCGAACGACCACTCCATCGCGTGGGGCATCGCCCGCTCGCTGGCGGCGCAGGGGGCGGAACTCGCCTTCACCTATCAGGGCGAGGCGCTCGGGCGCCGCGTCAAGCCGCTGGCCCAGAGCCTCGGCTCGGACACGGTGCTGGCCTGCGATGTCGAGGATCTCGCCTCGGTCGACGCCACCTTCGCCGCGCTGCAGGAGAAGTGGGGCGGCATCGACTTCCTCGTCCACGCCATCGGCTTCTCCGACAAGAACGAGCTGAAGGGCCGCTACGCCGACACCACGCGGGCCAATTTCACCCGCACCATGGTGATCTCCTGCTTCTCCTTCACCGAGCTCGCCAAGCGCGCGGCGGCGATCATGCCGAATGGCGGCTCGCTGATCACGCTGACCTATGGCGGCTCGACGCGGGTGATGCCGAACTACAATGTGATGGGCGTCGCCAAGGCCGCGCTTGAGGCCAGCGTGCGCTACCTCGCCGCCGATTACGGCCCGCAGGGCATCCGCGTGAACGCCATCTCCGCCGGCCCGATCCGCACCCTCGCGGGCGCCGGCATCGCCGATGCGCGCCTCATGTTCAACTACCAGAAGCGCCACGCCCCGCTGCGCCGCACCGTCACCATCGACGAGGTCGGCGGCGCCGCGCTGTACCTGCTCTCCGACCTGTCGAGCGGCGTGACCGGCGAGGTGCACTTCGTCGATTCCGGCTACAACATCATCTCCATGCCGCACCCCGACGCGCTGAAGGCGATCGAAGACGCCGAAGCCAGCATCACCGGCGAAGCCGCGGCGGAGTGA
- the fabB gene encoding beta-ketoacyl-ACP synthase I, with the protein MRRVVVTGMGIVSSIGNSTQEVLASLREGKSGITRAEKYAELGFRSQVQGAPQLDASEIVDRRAMRFHGGGTAWNHVAMEQAIRDAGLEENEISNERTGLVMGSGGSSTRTIVEAADITRKNSNPKRVGPFAVPKAMGSTASATLSTWFKIKGASYSISAACATTNICIGNAAEQIQYGKQDIMFAGGCEDLDWTLSCLFDAMGAMSSDYNDRPSVASRPYDKNRDGFVISGGAGVLVLEELEHAKARGARIYAEIVGYGASSDGADMVAPSGEGAARAMRLALQNVKGGIDYINPHATSTPIGDLKEIEAIRAVFGDKCPPISATKSLTGHSQGATGVHEAIYSILMMQNGFISASAHIDEIDPDFADMPIVRERVDHARLGRVLSNGFGFGGTNAVLVLQHPDA; encoded by the coding sequence ATGCGCCGCGTCGTCGTCACCGGAATGGGCATCGTCTCGTCAATCGGCAATTCCACCCAGGAAGTGCTGGCCTCGCTGCGCGAGGGCAAGAGCGGCATCACCCGCGCCGAGAAATATGCCGAGCTGGGCTTCCGCTCGCAGGTGCAGGGCGCCCCGCAGCTCGACGCCAGCGAGATCGTCGACCGCCGCGCCATGCGCTTCCACGGCGGCGGCACCGCCTGGAACCATGTCGCCATGGAACAGGCGATCCGCGACGCGGGCCTGGAAGAGAACGAGATTTCCAACGAGCGCACCGGCCTCGTCATGGGCTCGGGCGGTTCCTCCACCCGCACCATCGTGGAAGCGGCCGACATCACCCGCAAGAATTCCAACCCGAAGCGCGTCGGCCCCTTCGCGGTGCCGAAGGCGATGGGCTCCACCGCCTCGGCGACGCTGTCGACCTGGTTCAAGATCAAGGGCGCGAGCTATTCCATCTCGGCGGCCTGCGCGACCACCAATATCTGCATCGGCAACGCCGCCGAGCAGATCCAGTACGGCAAGCAGGACATCATGTTCGCTGGCGGCTGCGAGGATCTCGACTGGACCCTTTCCTGCCTGTTCGACGCCATGGGCGCCATGTCGTCCGACTATAATGACCGCCCCTCGGTCGCCTCCCGCCCCTATGACAAGAACCGCGACGGCTTTGTCATCTCCGGCGGCGCCGGCGTGCTGGTTCTGGAAGAGCTGGAGCACGCCAAGGCCCGCGGCGCGCGCATCTATGCCGAGATCGTCGGCTATGGCGCCTCCTCGGACGGCGCCGACATGGTCGCCCCCTCCGGCGAGGGCGCGGCCCGCGCCATGCGCCTCGCGCTGCAGAATGTGAAGGGCGGCATCGACTACATCAACCCGCACGCCACCTCGACGCCGATCGGCGATCTCAAGGAGATCGAGGCGATCCGCGCCGTGTTCGGCGACAAGTGCCCGCCCATCTCGGCCACCAAGTCGCTCACCGGCCACTCGCAGGGCGCGACCGGCGTGCATGAGGCGATCTACTCGATCCTGATGATGCAGAACGGCTTCATCTCGGCGAGCGCCCATATCGACGAGATCGACCCCGACTTCGCCGACATGCCGATCGTGCGCGAGCGCGTCGACCATGCGCGGCTCGGCCGGGTGCTGTCGAACGGCTTCGGCTTCGGCGGCACCAATGCCGTGCTGGTTCTCCAGCACCCGGATGCGTGA
- a CDS encoding extracellular solute-binding protein: protein MLAALCGGAALLGLAVTGPAGAQEASPAAAPAKEWRHGLSLLGEPKYKPGFAHFDYVNPDAPKGGLLRLSVDGTFDSLNDLIPRGTPASGLQLIYDTLMTPASDEVATEYGLLAEAVSYPADFSSVTYRLRPEAKWHDGQPVTAEDVVWSFEQMTKNNPRMGYYYSHVKGAAVTGEREVTFTFDQTGNRELPQIVGQIRVLPKHWWTATDASGKPRDISQGTLEIPLGSGPYKVKQVTPGRSISFERVADYWGKDLPVNIGTNNFAEQRYEYFRDGTVELEAFKGDQYDFRVETSAKDWATAYDFPAVKEGRVVLEEFPNRASGSMQAFIPNLRREKFQDQRVRRALNLALDFDGMNRTLFFGQYKRTSSYFQNTELASSGLPQGQELAILESVKDKIPASVFTTPYTNPEGWSEGLRRGNLREAANLLRQAGYEVKGGKLVNAKGEPFTLEILIANPAFERVALYYKPSLERLGMTVNVRQVDTSQYINRLRARDFDMIITGWGQSLSPGNEQRDFWGSAAADQEGSSNYAGIKDPGIDALIEKVIYAKDRAELVAATRALDRVLLAHEYVVPSWNYPNIRTARWNRFGHPDKLPEYSFSFPDIWWWDAEKAAKTGGAR from the coding sequence ATGCTGGCGGCCCTGTGCGGAGGCGCCGCGCTTCTCGGCCTCGCAGTGACCGGCCCCGCCGGCGCGCAGGAGGCTAGCCCGGCCGCGGCGCCGGCGAAGGAATGGAGGCACGGCCTCTCCTTGCTCGGCGAGCCGAAATACAAGCCCGGCTTCGCCCATTTCGACTATGTGAACCCGGATGCGCCCAAGGGCGGACTGCTGCGCCTCTCGGTCGACGGCACCTTCGATTCGCTGAACGATCTCATCCCGCGCGGCACGCCGGCCTCCGGCCTCCAGCTCATCTATGACACGCTGATGACCCCCGCCTCCGACGAGGTGGCGACCGAATATGGCCTGCTCGCCGAGGCGGTGAGCTACCCGGCCGACTTCTCCTCCGTCACCTACCGCCTGCGCCCGGAGGCCAAATGGCATGACGGCCAGCCGGTGACCGCCGAGGACGTCGTCTGGTCCTTCGAGCAGATGACCAAGAACAACCCGCGCATGGGCTATTACTACAGCCATGTGAAGGGCGCCGCCGTCACCGGCGAGCGCGAGGTGACCTTCACCTTCGACCAGACCGGCAATCGCGAGCTGCCGCAGATCGTCGGCCAGATCCGCGTGCTGCCCAAGCACTGGTGGACCGCCACTGACGCCTCCGGCAAGCCGCGCGACATCAGCCAGGGCACGCTGGAAATCCCGCTCGGCTCCGGCCCCTACAAGGTCAAGCAGGTGACGCCCGGCCGCTCCATCTCGTTCGAGCGTGTGGCGGATTACTGGGGCAAGGATCTGCCGGTGAACATCGGCACCAACAACTTCGCCGAGCAGCGCTACGAGTATTTCCGCGACGGCACGGTGGAGCTCGAGGCGTTCAAGGGCGACCAGTACGATTTCCGCGTCGAGACCTCGGCCAAGGACTGGGCGACCGCCTATGACTTCCCGGCGGTGAAGGAGGGCCGCGTGGTGCTGGAGGAATTCCCCAACCGCGCCTCCGGCTCGATGCAGGCCTTCATTCCGAACCTCCGCCGCGAGAAGTTTCAGGACCAGCGGGTGCGCCGGGCGCTGAACCTGGCGCTCGACTTCGACGGCATGAACCGCACGCTGTTCTTCGGCCAGTACAAGCGCACCTCCTCCTATTTCCAGAATACCGAACTCGCCTCCTCCGGCCTGCCGCAGGGCCAGGAATTGGCGATACTGGAAAGCGTGAAGGACAAGATCCCGGCCAGCGTCTTCACCACGCCCTACACCAACCCGGAAGGCTGGAGCGAGGGCCTGCGCCGCGGCAATCTGCGCGAGGCGGCGAACCTGCTGCGCCAGGCCGGCTATGAGGTGAAGGGCGGCAAGCTGGTCAACGCCAAGGGCGAGCCCTTCACGCTGGAAATCCTCATCGCCAACCCGGCCTTCGAGCGCGTCGCGCTCTATTACAAGCCCTCGCTGGAGCGGCTCGGCATGACGGTGAATGTCCGGCAGGTCGACACCTCGCAATATATCAACCGCCTGCGCGCCCGCGACTTCGACATGATCATCACCGGCTGGGGCCAGTCGCTTTCGCCCGGCAATGAGCAGCGCGATTTCTGGGGCTCAGCCGCCGCCGATCAGGAAGGCTCGAGCAATTATGCCGGCATCAAGGATCCCGGCATCGACGCGCTGATCGAGAAGGTGATCTACGCCAAGGACCGCGCCGAACTCGTCGCCGCCACCCGCGCCCTCGACCGCGTGCTGCTGGCGCATGAATATGTGGTGCCGAGCTGGAACTATCCGAACATCCGCACCGCCCGCTGGAACCGCTTCGGCCATCCCGACAAGCTGCCGGAATATTCCTTCTCCTTCCCCGACATCTGGTGGTGGGACGCGGAGAAAGCCGCCAAGACCGGGGGCGCCCGGTGA
- a CDS encoding extracellular solute-binding protein produces MTLAAGAGAAIALPRRTFAQTSPEAPATGVAPDAERHGLSAFGDLKYPADFAHFAYVDPKAPKGGTFSQIGPTAAYNQSFQTFNSLNAYILRGDGAQGMELTFDSLMARANDEPDAVYGLVAKSVAISADGTLYRFRLRPQARFHDGTALTAEDVAFSLNLLKAKGHPVITQVLREMEGAQAEAPDLVAVRFTPARARDVPLFVATLPIFSKAYYSVKSFEESTLEPPLGSGPYKVGRVEPGRTIAFERVTDYWGAGLPVNVGTDNFDTIRFEYFRDREVGFEAFKAKAYLFRQEFTARSWATGYTFPAFTEGKVKRAILPDATPSGAQGWFLNTRRPKFSDPRVREALSYAFDFEWTNKNLMFDAYRRTSSFFANSDLEAQGPAGPEEIALIESLGDRLTPADIAALKAPPWSPPVSDGSGQDRALLRKGAQLLREAGWEIKSGRLVNPQGEGLTIEFLDDEGGLERHTAPFIKNLKLLGIEANFRLVDGPQYQRRLNEFDFDSTVRRYSMSTVPGESLRNYFGSRAAATPGSNNLSGISDPVVDLLIEQVIAAPTREALRTACRVLDRRLRAGRYWVPHWYSAEFRIAFWDEFGWPDVPRPTYARAIPDIWSSRARTAG; encoded by the coding sequence CTGACGCTCGCCGCCGGCGCGGGCGCGGCGATTGCCCTGCCCCGGCGCACCTTCGCGCAGACGTCCCCCGAGGCCCCGGCCACCGGCGTGGCGCCCGACGCGGAGCGCCACGGGCTCTCCGCCTTTGGCGACCTGAAATACCCCGCCGATTTCGCCCATTTCGCCTATGTCGACCCGAAGGCGCCCAAGGGTGGCACCTTCTCGCAGATCGGCCCGACGGCGGCGTACAACCAGTCCTTCCAGACCTTCAACTCGCTCAACGCCTATATCCTCCGGGGCGATGGCGCGCAGGGCATGGAGCTGACCTTCGATTCGCTGATGGCCCGCGCCAATGACGAGCCCGACGCGGTCTATGGGCTGGTGGCGAAAAGCGTCGCCATCTCCGCCGATGGCACGCTCTACCGCTTCCGCCTGCGCCCGCAGGCGCGCTTTCATGACGGCACGGCGCTGACCGCCGAGGATGTCGCCTTCTCGCTGAACCTCCTGAAGGCCAAGGGCCATCCCGTCATCACGCAGGTGCTGCGCGAGATGGAGGGGGCGCAGGCCGAGGCGCCCGATCTCGTGGCGGTGCGCTTCACCCCCGCCCGCGCCCGCGACGTGCCGCTCTTCGTCGCCACGCTGCCGATCTTCTCCAAGGCCTATTACAGCGTGAAGAGCTTCGAGGAGAGCACCCTCGAGCCCCCGCTCGGCTCCGGCCCCTACAAGGTCGGCCGCGTCGAGCCCGGCCGCACCATCGCCTTCGAGCGCGTGACGGATTATTGGGGCGCCGGCCTGCCGGTGAATGTCGGCACCGACAATTTCGACACCATCCGCTTCGAGTATTTCCGCGACCGCGAGGTCGGCTTCGAGGCGTTCAAGGCCAAGGCCTACCTGTTCCGCCAGGAATTCACCGCCCGCTCCTGGGCGACCGGCTACACCTTCCCCGCCTTCACCGAAGGCAAGGTGAAACGCGCGATCCTGCCGGACGCCACGCCCTCGGGCGCGCAGGGCTGGTTCCTCAACACCCGCCGCCCGAAATTTTCCGATCCGCGCGTGCGCGAGGCGCTGTCCTACGCCTTCGATTTCGAGTGGACCAACAAGAACCTGATGTTCGACGCCTATCGGCGCACCTCCTCCTTCTTCGCGAATTCCGACCTTGAGGCGCAAGGCCCCGCCGGGCCGGAGGAAATCGCGCTGATCGAGAGCCTTGGCGACAGGCTCACCCCCGCCGACATCGCCGCGCTCAAGGCCCCGCCCTGGTCGCCGCCGGTCTCCGACGGTTCGGGCCAGGACCGCGCGCTGCTGCGCAAGGGCGCCCAGCTCCTGCGCGAGGCCGGCTGGGAGATCAAAAGCGGGCGGCTGGTGAACCCGCAGGGCGAGGGGCTCACCATCGAGTTTCTCGACGATGAGGGCGGGCTGGAGCGTCACACCGCGCCCTTCATCAAGAACCTCAAGCTCTTGGGCATCGAGGCCAATTTCCGTCTGGTGGACGGGCCGCAATATCAGCGACGGCTGAACGAGTTCGATTTCGACAGCACGGTGCGGCGCTATTCCATGTCCACCGTGCCCGGCGAATCGCTGCGCAACTATTTCGGCTCGCGTGCCGCCGCCACGCCCGGCTCGAACAACCTGTCCGGCATTTCCGACCCGGTCGTCGACCTCCTGATCGAGCAGGTCATCGCCGCGCCGACCCGCGAGGCGCTGCGCACCGCCTGCCGGGTGCTCGACCGACGCCTGCGCGCCGGGCGCTACTGGGTGCCGCACTGGTACTCGGCCGAGTTCCGCATCGCTTTCTGGGACGAGTTCGGCTGGCCGGACGTCCCGCGCCCGACCTATGCCCGCGCCATCCCCGACATCTGGTCCTCCCGCGCACGGACGGCGGGGTGA
- the fabA gene encoding 3-hydroxyacyl-[acyl-carrier-protein] dehydratase FabA, whose product MTGRQTSFTYEELLACGRGELFGPGNAQLPAPPMLMFNRITEISEDGGPNGKGHVRAELDINPDLWFFGCHFIGDPVMPGCLGLDALWQLVGFHLGWLGAPGRGRALGAGEIKFSGQVLPSVKKVVYGIDFKRVMRSKLVLGIADGWLEADGEVIYRAGDLKVGLFQT is encoded by the coding sequence ATGACCGGGCGGCAGACGAGTTTCACCTATGAGGAACTGCTCGCATGCGGGCGTGGCGAGCTTTTCGGGCCGGGCAATGCCCAGCTCCCGGCCCCGCCCATGCTGATGTTCAACCGCATCACCGAGATTTCCGAGGATGGCGGTCCGAACGGCAAGGGCCATGTGCGCGCCGAGCTCGATATCAACCCGGACCTGTGGTTCTTCGGCTGCCACTTCATCGGCGATCCGGTGATGCCGGGCTGCCTCGGCCTTGACGCGCTCTGGCAGCTCGTCGGCTTCCATCTCGGCTGGCTCGGCGCGCCGGGTCGCGGCCGGGCGCTGGGCGCGGGCGAGATCAAGTTCTCCGGGCAGGTTCTGCCCAGCGTCAAGAAGGTGGTGTACGGCATCGACTTCAAGCGCGTCATGCGCTCCAAGCTCGTGCTCGGCATTGCCGATGGCTGGCTGGAGGCCGATGGCGAGGTGATCTACCGCGCCGGCGATCTCAAGGTCGGCCTGTTCCAGACCTGA
- a CDS encoding microcin C ABC transporter permease YejB yields the protein MLAYIVRRLALMVPTIIGIMLISFAVVQFAPGGPVERVIAEITGQGSSATARISGGGGDFGGMSQGAPAGDPVSSKYRGAQGLDPAFIKELEKQFGFDKPAYERFGLMMWNYLRFDFGRSYFRDISVIDLIGEKMAVSISLGLWMTLITYAISIPLGIAKAVRDGSRFDVWTSAVIVVGYAIPSFLFAILLIILFAGGSFFSWFPLRGLTSDNWEQLSLGAKIVDYFWHLALPIISMVLGAFATMTLLTKNSFLDEIRKQYVVTARMKGLSERAVLYRHVFRNAMLIIIAGFPGAFISAFFTGSLLIETIFSLDGLGLLGFESVLNRDYPVVFANLYIFSLVGLLVNLISDLTYTWVDPRIDFDTRDV from the coding sequence ATGCTCGCCTATATTGTGAGACGCCTCGCGCTGATGGTGCCGACCATCATCGGCATCATGCTGATCTCCTTCGCGGTCGTGCAGTTCGCCCCCGGCGGGCCGGTGGAACGCGTCATCGCCGAGATCACCGGCCAGGGCTCCTCGGCCACGGCGCGGATTTCCGGCGGTGGCGGCGATTTCGGCGGCATGTCGCAGGGCGCGCCGGCCGGCGATCCTGTCTCCTCGAAATATAGGGGCGCGCAGGGGCTGGACCCCGCCTTCATCAAGGAGCTGGAGAAGCAGTTCGGCTTCGACAAGCCGGCCTATGAGCGCTTCGGCCTGATGATGTGGAACTATCTGCGCTTCGACTTCGGCCGCTCCTATTTCCGCGACATCTCGGTGATCGACCTCATCGGCGAGAAGATGGCCGTCTCCATCTCGCTCGGCCTGTGGATGACGCTCATCACCTACGCCATCTCCATCCCGCTCGGCATCGCGAAAGCCGTGCGCGACGGCTCGCGCTTCGATGTGTGGACCTCGGCGGTGATCGTGGTCGGCTACGCCATACCGAGCTTCCTGTTCGCCATCCTGCTCATCATCCTGTTCGCTGGCGGCTCCTTCTTCTCCTGGTTCCCCTTGCGCGGCCTGACCTCGGACAATTGGGAACAGCTCTCGCTCGGCGCCAAGATCGTCGATTATTTCTGGCACCTCGCTCTGCCCATCATCTCCATGGTGCTCGGCGCCTTCGCCACCATGACGCTGCTCACCAAGAACTCCTTCCTCGACGAGATCAGGAAGCAGTATGTGGTCACCGCCCGCATGAAGGGCCTGTCGGAACGGGCGGTGCTCTACCGCCATGTGTTCCGCAACGCGATGCTCATCATCATCGCCGGCTTCCCCGGCGCCTTCATCTCCGCCTTCTTCACCGGCTCGCTGCTGATCGAGACCATCTTCTCGCTGGATGGCCTCGGCCTGCTCGGCTTCGAGAGCGTGCTGAACCGCGACTACCCGGTTGTGTTCGCCAATCTCTACATCTTCTCATTGGTGGGCCTGCTGGTGAACCTCATCTCCGACCTCACCTACACCTGGGTCGATCCGCGCATCGACTTCGACACGCGGGACGTCTGA